In Harpia harpyja isolate bHarHar1 chromosome 18, bHarHar1 primary haplotype, whole genome shotgun sequence, a single genomic region encodes these proteins:
- the SLITRK2 gene encoding SLIT and NTRK-like protein 2, translating into MLKGVWLLSLLTVAGISQTESRKPAKDICSKSRCPCEEKENVLNINCENKGFTTVSLLLPPPSKIYQLFLNGNALTRLFPNEFVNYSNAVTLHLGNNDMQEIRTGAFSGLRTLKRLHLNNNKLEVLKEDTFLGLESLEYLQADYNYISAIEAGAFSKLNKLKVLILNDNLLLSLPSNVFRFVLLTHLDLRGNRLKMMPFAGVLEHIGGIMEIQLEENPWNCTCDLLPLKAWLDTITVFVGEIVCETPFRLHGKDVTQLTRQDLCPRKSSSDSNQREKHPVLSDPHISRLSPTANSAINPTRAPKASRPPKTRNRPTPRVTVSKDRQIFGPIMVYQTKSPVPITCPAGCICTSQSSDNGLNVNCQEKKISNISELHPRPTSPKKLYLTSNYLQVIYRTDLAEYSSLDLLHLGNNRIAVIQEGAFTNLTSLRRLYLNGNYLEILYPSMFAGLHSLQYLYLEYNVIKEILPRTFDALSNLHLLFLNNNLLRSLPDNVFGGTSLTRLNLRNNHFSHLPVRGVLDQLSALIQIDLQENPWDCTCDILGLRNWIEQVTDQNNQQSNPPVVINEVICESPTKHSGEHLKFLSKEAICPENPNLSDSSLLSMNQNTDTPHLLGASPSSYPEIHTEVPLSVLILGLLVVFILSVCFGAGLFVFVLKRRKGVQSMPSSANNLDISSFQLQYGSYNTETHDKTEGHVYNYIPPPVGQMCQNPIYMQKEGDPVAYYRNLHEFSYSNLDHKKEDPASLAFTISAAELLEKQSSPREPELLYQNIAERVKELPTGGLVHYNFCTLPKRQFAPSYESRRQNQDRINKTVLYGTPRKYFAEQSKPEHPLLQGKLQTEPDYLEVLEKQTAISQL; encoded by the coding sequence ATGCTGAAGGGTGTTTGGTTGCTCAGTTTGTTAACAGTGGCTGGGATCTCGCAGACGGAGAGTCGCAAACCTGCCAAAGACATTTGCAGCAAGAGCCGCTGCCCTTGTGAGGAGAAGGAGAACGTGCTGAACATTAATTGTGAAAACAAAGGATTTACAACCGTCAGCCTCCTCCTGCCGCCACCGTCCAAGATCTACCAGCTGTTTCTCAACGGGAACGCGCTGACCCGCCTGTTCCCCAATGAGTTCGTCAACTACTCCAACGCCGTGACCCTCCACTTGGGCAACAACGACATGCAGGAGATCCGCACAGGGGCCTTCAGCGGCCTCCGCACCCTCAAGAGGCTGCACCTCAATAACAACAAGCTGGAAGTGCTGAAGGAGGACACGTTCCTGGGCTTGGAGAGTCTGGAGTACCTGCAGGCTGATTACAACTACATCAGTGCCATTGAGGCGGGAGCCTTCAGCAAGCTAAACAAGCTCAAGGTGCTGATTCTCAACGACAACCTCCTCCTGTCCCTGCCCAGCAATGTCTTCCGCTTCGTGCTCCTCACCCACCTGGACCTGCGGGGGAACCGGCTGAAGATGATGCCTTTTGCTGGTGTGCTGGAGCACATCGGAGGCATCATGGAAATCCAGCTGGAGGAAAACCCTTGGAACTGCACCTGCGACTTGCTGCCCCTCAAGGCCTGGCTAGACACCATCACCGTGTTCGTGGGCGAGATAGTCTGCGAAACCCCCTTCAGGCTTCATGGGAAAGATGTGACCCAGCTCACCAGGCAAGATCTCTGCCCTAGGAAAAGCTCCAGTGATTCAAACCAGAGGGAAAAACACCCTGTCCTCTCAGACCCGCACATCTCGAGGCTATCGCCCACAGCCAACTCTGCCATCAATCCCACCAGAGCCCCAAAAGCCAGCCGGCCACCCAAAACTAGAAACCGCCCCACACCCCGTGTCACTGTGTCGAAAGACAGACAGATATTCGGACCTATCATGGTTTACCAGACAAAGTCTCCCGTGCCCATCACCTGCCCAGCTGGCTGCATCTGTACTTCGCAGAGCTCAGACAACGGCTTAAATGTGAACTGCCAAGAGAAAAAGATAAGTAACATCTCCGAACTCCACCCTAGGCCGACCAGTCCAAAGAAACTTTACCTTACCAGTAACTATCTGCAAGTCATTTATAGAACCGATCTCGCAGAGTACAGCTCTCTGGATTTGTTACATCTAGGAAATAACAGAATTGCAGTGATACAAGAAGGTGCCTTTACAAACCTCACAAGTTTACGCAGACTTTATCTTAACGGCAACTACCTTGAGATTCTGTACCCATCTATGTTCGCCGGGCTGCACAGCCTGCAGTATCTCTACCTAGAGTACAATGTCATCAAGGAGATCCTGCCACGCACCTTTGATGCTCTGAGTAATCTTCATCTCTTATTTCTCAATAACAACCTGCTCAGATCCTTGCCCGACAACGTCTTTGGTGGCACTTCCCTCACCAGACTCAACCTGAGAAACAACCATTTCTCACACCTGCCTGTGAGAGGAGTCTTGGACCAGCTCTCGGCTCTAATTCAGATAGACCTCCAGGAGAACCCTTGGGACTGCACGTGTGACATCCTGGGGCTGAGGAACTGGATAGAGCAAGTCACTGACCAGAACAACCAGCAGTCAAATCCCCCCGTAGTTATCAACGAAGTCATATGCGAGTCTCCCACCAAGCACTCTGGAGAGCACCTGAAATTCCTGAGCAAAGAAGCCATCTGCCCAGAGAACCCCAACTTGTCAGattcttctctcctctccatgAACCAGAACACAGATACACCCCATCTCCTTGGTGCCTCGCCCAGCTCCTACCCAGAAATCCACACTGAAGTTCCGCTGTCTGTCTTAATTTTAGGCTTGCTGGTTGTGTTTATTTTGTCCGTCTGTTTTGGGGCAGGCCTGTTTGTCTTTGTCCTTAAGCGCCGGAAGGGGGTGCAAAGCATGCCCAGCAGCGCAAACAACTTAGATATAAGTTCATTCCAGCTCCAGTACGGGTCTTACAACACTGAGACCCACGATAAAACTGAAGGACATGTTTATAACTACATTCCCCCTCCGGTCGGACAGATGTGCCAAAACCCAATCTACATGCAAAAGGAAGGGGATCCGGTTGCCTATTACAGGAATCTCCATGAGTTTAGCTATAGCAATCTTGACCACAAAAAGGAAGACCCTGCCAGTCTTGCATTTACAATCAGTGCAGCTGAATTACTGGAAAAGCAGTCCTCGCCAAGGGAACCAGAGCTTCTGTATCAAAATATTGCAGAAAGGGTCAAGGAACTCCCCACCGGAGGATTAGTTCATTATAACTTTTGCACCTTACCCAAAAGGCAGTTTGCCCCTTCATATGAATCAAGacgccaaaaccaggacaggataaataaaactgttttataTGGAACTCCcaggaaatattttgcagaacagTCTAAACCCGAGCATCCTTTACTCCAAGGAAAGCTACAAACAGAACCAGACTACCTCGAAGttctggaaaaacaaactgcAATCAGTCAGCTGTga